One window from the genome of Cryobacterium sp. GrIS_2_6 encodes:
- a CDS encoding amino acid permease, producing the protein MSIWRTKSIEASMADSLEKGHNLKRTLGTWDLMVMGVAVAVGAGIFSVGAKAAGSYAGPSVTLAFLLAALTCALAIMCYAEFASAVPVAGSAYTFTYATLGELLAWIIGWDLILEMLTAAAVIAKYWGIYLSSVFELLHWNVPATINILGLDVSWGAFVIVAIFTTLLVLGTKLSARVASVFTILKVAIVLFVIVAGAFFINPANYSPFIPAAVPTTGGDGDVWMQSLFSFMTGAHPAQYGLFGLLAGASLVFFAFIGFDVVATSAEEVKDPQKTLPRGIFAGLAIVTVLYLGVSLVLTGMVPYTVLAQDSNASLATAFVAVGAGWAAEVISVGILIGLTTVIMVLLLGLSRVLFAMSRDGLLPRGLSVTSAKRGTPARVQIIAGTAVALIAGLTNVGVLEEMINIGTLSAFVLVSIAVIVLRKKRPDLKRAFKVPFSPYLPILSAVLCFWLMLNLTTLTWVRFAVWLLIGLAVYFAYGRRHSVVGIEAKRVFDETVRTEAVREDDSLRD; encoded by the coding sequence ATGAGCATTTGGCGCACCAAAAGCATTGAGGCCTCGATGGCCGACTCCCTCGAAAAGGGCCACAACCTCAAGCGCACCCTCGGCACCTGGGACCTTATGGTCATGGGTGTCGCCGTTGCCGTCGGCGCCGGGATCTTCTCGGTCGGAGCGAAGGCGGCAGGCAGCTACGCTGGCCCGTCGGTGACGCTCGCGTTCCTGCTCGCCGCCCTCACCTGCGCCCTCGCTATCATGTGTTACGCGGAGTTCGCGTCGGCCGTGCCGGTCGCCGGATCGGCGTACACCTTCACCTATGCGACCCTCGGCGAGCTCCTGGCCTGGATCATCGGCTGGGACCTGATCCTCGAGATGCTCACCGCGGCCGCCGTGATCGCCAAGTACTGGGGCATCTACCTCTCGAGCGTCTTCGAACTCCTGCACTGGAACGTGCCGGCGACCATCAATATTCTCGGCCTCGACGTGAGCTGGGGCGCCTTCGTCATCGTCGCGATCTTCACGACTCTCCTCGTGCTCGGCACCAAGCTCTCCGCGAGGGTCGCGAGCGTCTTCACGATCCTCAAGGTCGCGATCGTGCTCTTCGTCATCGTCGCGGGCGCCTTCTTCATCAACCCGGCGAACTACTCGCCGTTCATCCCCGCCGCTGTCCCGACGACGGGTGGAGACGGGGACGTCTGGATGCAGTCCCTCTTCTCCTTCATGACCGGTGCGCACCCGGCCCAGTACGGCCTCTTCGGCCTGCTCGCGGGCGCCTCCCTCGTCTTCTTCGCGTTCATCGGCTTCGACGTCGTCGCCACGAGCGCTGAGGAGGTCAAGGACCCGCAGAAGACCCTGCCGCGCGGGATCTTCGCGGGGCTCGCGATCGTGACCGTGCTCTACCTCGGCGTCAGCCTCGTACTGACCGGGATGGTTCCGTACACGGTGCTCGCGCAGGACTCGAACGCCTCCCTCGCAACGGCCTTCGTCGCCGTCGGGGCCGGCTGGGCAGCCGAGGTCATCTCGGTCGGCATCCTGATCGGCCTGACGACCGTGATCATGGTGCTGCTCCTCGGGCTGTCCCGGGTGCTCTTCGCGATGAGCCGTGACGGCCTGCTGCCCCGCGGCCTCAGCGTCACCTCGGCGAAGCGCGGCACGCCGGCGCGGGTGCAGATCATCGCGGGCACGGCGGTCGCGCTGATCGCCGGCCTCACCAACGTGGGCGTCCTCGAGGAAATGATCAACATCGGAACGCTCTCGGCGTTCGTGCTCGTCAGCATCGCCGTGATCGTGCTGCGGAAGAAGCGGCCGGACCTCAAGCGCGCCTTCAAGGTGCCCTTCTCCCCGTACCTGCCGATCCTCTCCGCCGTGCTGTGCTTCTGGCTGATGCTGAACCTCACGACCCTGACCTGGGTGCGCTTCGCGGTGTGGCTCCTGATCGGCCTTGCCGTGTACTTCGCCTACGGGCGCCGCCACTCCGTGGTCGGCATCGAGGCCAAGCGCGTGTTCGACGAGACCGTCCGCACGGAGGCCGTCCGCGAGGACGACTCCCTCCGCGACTGA
- a CDS encoding NAD(P)-dependent alcohol dehydrogenase: MKALVQNQYGSADVLRLEDIDEPEVGADEVLVRVQAAGIDAGVWHLMAGRPYLLRLFGFGLRAPRLRVRGRDVAGTVAAVGARVTRFRVGDEVFGTSLTGSFAEYTRVPADRLAPKPANLGFVDAAAVPVSACAALHALRDAGKVEAGQRVLVIGAGGGVGTFAVQLATALGATVTGVCSTGKVDLVRSLGAAQVIDYTREDFADGRNTWDLILDSAGNPTLSRLRRALTPTGTLVIVGGEGGGAVFGGIDRQLRALLLSAFVKQTLRGVVSAEGADDLGTLGKLLEAGTIRPVIDRTFPLADAADGIRYQHAGQARGKVVVTVP; encoded by the coding sequence ATGAAGGCCCTCGTCCAGAATCAGTACGGTTCCGCAGACGTCCTCCGCCTCGAGGACATCGACGAGCCGGAGGTCGGAGCCGACGAGGTGCTCGTCCGGGTCCAGGCCGCCGGGATAGACGCCGGCGTCTGGCATCTGATGGCCGGGCGTCCCTACCTCCTCCGGCTGTTCGGTTTCGGGCTCCGGGCCCCGCGGCTCCGGGTGCGCGGGCGAGATGTCGCGGGAACGGTCGCGGCCGTCGGGGCCCGCGTGACCCGGTTCCGGGTCGGCGACGAGGTGTTCGGAACGTCGCTCACCGGATCGTTCGCCGAGTACACCCGGGTCCCGGCCGACCGGCTCGCCCCGAAACCGGCGAACCTCGGGTTCGTGGATGCCGCCGCCGTTCCCGTCTCGGCGTGCGCCGCCCTGCACGCCCTCCGCGACGCCGGGAAGGTCGAGGCCGGCCAGAGGGTCCTCGTGATCGGCGCCGGCGGCGGCGTCGGAACCTTCGCCGTCCAGCTCGCCACGGCGCTGGGCGCGACGGTGACCGGGGTCTGCAGCACAGGCAAGGTCGACCTCGTCCGGTCGCTCGGAGCCGCACAGGTGATCGACTACACCCGCGAGGACTTCGCGGACGGCCGGAACACCTGGGACCTGATCCTCGACAGTGCCGGAAATCCCACCCTGTCCCGGCTCCGCCGGGCGCTCACCCCGACCGGCACGCTCGTCATCGTCGGCGGAGAGGGCGGTGGCGCCGTGTTCGGCGGGATCGACCGCCAGCTGCGTGCCCTCCTGCTGTCCGCCTTCGTGAAGCAGACCCTGCGCGGGGTCGTCTCCGCCGAGGGCGCCGACGACCTCGGGACCCTCGGGAAACTGCTCGAGGCCGGCACCATCCGGCCCGTGATCGACCGGACGTTTCCCCTCGCGGATGCGGCAGACGGCATCCGCTACCAGCACGCCGGACAGGCTAGGGGGAAGGTCGTCGTCACCGTTCCGTGA
- a CDS encoding DUF4232 domain-containing protein, which produces MTRPGHSPFFWIPALVASAWWVISAGAFGFLTWFGLVPTAVVKHLVPETIPSNVWFWSWPWVGLAPLASAAGVFVVYLVLARLIVDRTDGSRAARFFALWFVAVLTGFLATLPWVISAIISAFPPSRAAFVLDPAGESLLLSGYWGIAWGWLPAVLALRRVRVPASATGSTADAAPAPVATGPFRRHPLAVLGGITVAVLVLSGLGAGFGSRAERLHAAAENALADGNTLGAVPDPDAQVTPPPSVAPDAAVAPVGWCTKEDTAVLLGDPDAATGHRTVSIQAMNFSDVPCTLNGYPDLAFADQAGSYLAVTLVHGGSFMTTDDGPHPIEVPAGGFAITRLGWDAMATADVPVTYTLYAALYPGLDRGSWPSTLDIVAGGEVSVTAWSLTGASD; this is translated from the coding sequence ATGACAAGGCCCGGCCACAGCCCATTTTTCTGGATTCCCGCCCTCGTTGCCTCCGCATGGTGGGTCATCTCCGCCGGCGCATTCGGCTTCCTGACCTGGTTCGGCCTCGTCCCGACCGCCGTCGTGAAACACCTCGTTCCTGAGACGATTCCGAGCAACGTCTGGTTCTGGTCCTGGCCGTGGGTCGGCCTGGCACCGCTCGCCTCAGCGGCGGGCGTCTTTGTGGTCTACCTGGTCCTGGCGCGCCTGATCGTGGACAGGACGGACGGATCGCGCGCCGCCCGGTTCTTCGCCCTCTGGTTCGTGGCCGTGCTGACCGGCTTCCTTGCCACCCTCCCGTGGGTGATCAGCGCGATCATCTCCGCATTCCCGCCGTCGCGCGCGGCGTTCGTGCTCGATCCGGCCGGCGAGTCCCTGCTCCTCAGCGGATACTGGGGGATCGCCTGGGGCTGGTTGCCGGCCGTGCTCGCCCTGCGCCGGGTCCGGGTGCCCGCCTCCGCAACCGGGTCGACCGCGGATGCCGCCCCCGCGCCCGTCGCGACGGGCCCCTTTCGCAGGCACCCGCTCGCCGTTCTCGGTGGCATCACGGTCGCCGTCCTGGTCCTCTCCGGCCTCGGGGCGGGATTCGGAAGCCGCGCCGAGCGACTCCACGCCGCGGCGGAGAATGCGCTCGCCGACGGCAACACCCTCGGCGCCGTCCCCGATCCGGATGCCCAGGTCACGCCCCCGCCGTCCGTTGCTCCCGACGCGGCGGTGGCTCCCGTCGGATGGTGCACGAAGGAGGACACGGCGGTGCTGCTCGGGGATCCCGATGCCGCGACCGGACACCGCACCGTGTCGATCCAGGCCATGAACTTCAGCGACGTCCCGTGCACGCTCAACGGCTACCCCGATCTCGCCTTCGCTGACCAGGCCGGCTCCTACCTCGCCGTCACGCTCGTGCACGGCGGCTCCTTCATGACCACCGACGACGGCCCCCATCCCATCGAAGTCCCGGCCGGCGGATTCGCCATCACCCGGCTCGGCTGGGATGCCATGGCGACCGCAGACGTGCCCGTGACCTACACGCTGTACGCGGCCTTGTATCCCGGGCTCGATCGGGGCTCCTGGCCGAGCACCCTCGACATCGTCGCCGGCGGGGAGGTCTCCGTCACGGCGTGGTCCCTCACCGGGGCATCGGACTGA
- a CDS encoding ferredoxin, which produces MNLRAPEPRGAGTPAGLLHIDWTKCDGRGLCTEILPELLARDDWGYPLAYGYGSAGAGSNVPVPDTLLTAAADAVSLCPRQALTLVDP; this is translated from the coding sequence ATGAACCTGCGCGCCCCGGAGCCACGAGGCGCGGGGACCCCCGCCGGCCTCCTGCACATCGACTGGACGAAGTGCGACGGCCGCGGGCTCTGCACCGAGATCCTGCCGGAACTGCTCGCCCGCGACGACTGGGGCTACCCGCTCGCCTACGGCTACGGTTCTGCCGGCGCCGGCTCGAACGTGCCGGTCCCGGACACCCTGCTCACCGCGGCAGCGGATGCCGTGTCCCTCTGTCCACGCCAGGCGCTCACCCTCGTCGACCCCTAG
- a CDS encoding helix-turn-helix transcriptional regulator — MVRPAKSATSAKPTRVTNDMRRLRFAHGEMTQADLADRTGVTRQTIIAIEQGRYSPSLELAFLIAHAFGVPLDDVFQYPTHPTHPAPSVTPPLTPSGEES; from the coding sequence ATGGTGAGGCCGGCGAAGTCCGCGACCTCCGCGAAGCCGACCCGGGTCACCAACGACATGAGGCGGCTCCGCTTCGCCCACGGCGAGATGACCCAGGCCGATCTCGCCGACCGCACCGGCGTGACCCGCCAGACCATCATCGCCATCGAACAGGGCCGCTATTCGCCGTCGCTCGAGCTGGCGTTCCTGATCGCCCACGCCTTCGGCGTCCCGCTCGACGACGTGTTCCAGTACCCGACCCACCCGACCCACCCCGCGCCATCCGTCACCCCGCCCCTCACCCCGTCAGGAGAAGAATCATGA